A genomic stretch from Oryzias latipes chromosome 24, ASM223467v1 includes:
- the LOC101172043 gene encoding sine oculis-binding protein homolog isoform X2, which produces MPEMEKGRPPENKRSRKPAHPVKREINQEMKTFAESTMNELLGWYGYDKVDLRESEANEIRNYRERRQHVSVLKENSLPKPKILDSKMSHSVLAMKSGERESSSVPLSSPSSSSTSSSLTPKEHKSAPVIVPLIKPSAVEDVQNVQIVCVWCQKEGVKRYSLCMGSELKSFCSEKCFAACRRAYFKRNKARDEDLHSDRSPQHTHPEDSPRLVLKINSSVRVCDWCKHVRHTKEYLDFGSGEERLQFCSTKCLNQYKMDVFYREARAALNSTSSSPSRPSQGRRVDSSVAGQKLLTPESWNSNNIAGEIRNMSLSPKGPAPMHGSVESTRNPHSEESSFSSKVPVSGLRTLERSIQPPPPLPAVEVSHPHPLPPPRPLLDQKPVPQIPIPFIRPPLHAQGLKSPLANHPRHPAPPSSPIHRPPHSPHMQPPSSASINPPGLMPPFPGAYFPGLHSPPMNMMPRGPVPIPPMMNFGFPTFSPLLPQPTVLVPYPIIVPLPVPIPIPIPIPVPAKAAVEIPCHSGVIQPVPEGVDRSRSRTTRVSSPGVSERDCRLIIEKMDGAFSQGVTSPNESNLRDRDWVKSERPFLSPASTPQSGASSPRTQYNESPCHAAGSDGLPDPKQHQTVRQVIQRVLQHTKPEPNVNGMMDLSGSDNSAVGQAKRTDLQDIIRATHPLQVSPLQDAVCQEHDSHSPPSQGPPSPTGTSNSYDANFSALTSQDHGKNGVSSSSMPPSMDSSLPQRLPASPQDPSLSELEAIKENKCSVVSPVRIEGQPSQLEGPVTVVGDAGEDARVPDEDHAYALPTAPKTGVTTTPLLLPKLRDKGSLRSPTNIPSAGDMEPALKRRCLRIRDQNK; this is translated from the exons ACGTTTGCAGAAAGCACCATGAACGAGCTCCTGGGATGGTACGGATATGACAAGGTAGACCTGAGGGAATCCGAGGCCAATGAGATAAGAAACTACAGAGAGAGGCGACAGCATGTGTCTGTGCTAAAAG AAAACTCGTTGCCAAAACCCAAAATACTGGACTCCAAAATGAGTCACTCAGTCCTTGCCATGAAGAGCGGAGAGAGGGAATCTTCCAGTGTGCCTTTATCCTCACCCTCCTCATCTTCAACAAGCTCATCCCTGACCCCTAAAGAGCACAAGAGTGCCCCTGTTATTGTTCCCCTCATAAAGCCATCAGCAG TGGAAGATGTACAGAATGTGCAGATAGTGTGTGTTTGGTGCCAGAAAGAAGGTGTGAAACGCTACTCGCTGTGTATGGGTTCAGAGCTGAAGAGCTTTTGCAGCGAGAAGTGTTTTGCCGCCTGCAGACGGGCCTACTTCAAGCGAAACAAG GCCAGAGATGAAGACCTCCACAGTGACAGATCACCTCAGCATACTCATCCAGAAGACTCACCGAGACTCGTTCTCAAGATAAACAGCAGTGTCAGA GTATGTGATTGGTGCAAACATGTTCGTCACACTAAGGAATACCTGGACTTTGGATCTGGAGAAGAACGACTTCAGTTCTGCAGCACCAAGTGCTTGAACCAATACAAGATGGATGTTTTCTACAGAGAAGCTCGTGCAGCTCTCAACAGCACCAGTTCAAGTCCAAGCCGACCCAGTCAGGGCAGAAGGGTGGACAGCAGTGTAGCTGGGCAAAAGCTGCTCACTCCTGAGTCTTGGAACAGCAACAACATCGCAGGAGAAATACGCAACATGAGTCTGTCACCTAAAGGACCCGCTCCAATGCACGGATCTGTAGAATCCACCAGAAACCCCCACTCAGaagaatcttctttctcttccaAAGTTCCAGTCTCAGGGCTGAGGACCTTAGAGAGATCCATCCAGCCACCTCCACCTCTTCCCGCTGTGGAGGTGTCCCACCCTCACCCACTACCTCCACCTCGCCCCCTTCTGGATCAAAAACCAGTACCTCAAATCCCCATACCCTTCATCAGACCTCCTCTTCATGCTCAGGGCCTGAAAAGCCCTCTTGCCAATCATCCTAGACATCCAGCTCCCCCATCAAGCCCTATTCATAGACCTCCACATTCGCCACACATGCAGCCACCCTCTTCTGCTTCCATTAATCCACCTGGGCTGATGCCTCCTTTCCCAGGAGCCTACTTCCCCGGATTGCATTCCCCTCCTATGAACATGATGCCAAGAGGTCCTGTTCCAATTCCCCCAATGATGAACTTTGGTTTTCCTACTTTTAGTCCTCTTTTGCCTCAACCGACTGTCTTGGTGCCTTATCCCATCATTGTTCCCCTGCCTGTTCCCATCCCAATTCCTATCCCCATTCCAGTCCCTGCTAAAGCAGCTGTAGAAATTCCATGTCACAGTGGAGTCATACAACCCGTGCCAGAGGGGGTGGATAGGAGCAGATCCAGGACTACCAGAGTGTCATCTCCAGGGGTTTCTGAAAGAGACTGCAGATTGATAATTGAAAAAATGGACGGAGCCTTTTCACAAGGTGTCACCTCACCAAATGAGTCCAACTTAAGGGACAGAGACTGGGTTAAATCTGAGAGGCCATTTTTGTCCCCAGCATCTACACCACAAAGTGGAGCATCCTCCCCCAGAACACAGTACAATGAATCACCCTGCCATGCAGCTGGTTCAGATGGACTGCCAGACCCTAAGCAGCATCAGACAGTGCGACAGGTCATTCAGAGGGTTCTCCAACACACAAAGCCAGAGCCTAATGTGAATGGAATGATGGACTTGTCTGGTTCAGACAACTCAGCAGTGGGGCAGGCTAAAAGAACAGATCTCCAGGATATTATCAGAGCCACCCACCCTCTACAGGTATCACCTTTACAGGATGCAGTCTGCCAGGAGCACGACTCCCACAGTCCACCTTCTCAAGGTCCACCCAGCCCAACAGGAACCAGCAATTCATATGATGCCAACTTTTCTGCTCTGACGTCTCAGGACCATGGTAAGAACGGGGTGTCGTCCTCATCCATGCCTCCCAGTATGGATTCTTCCCTGCCCCAGAGATTACCAGCATCACCCCAGGACCCTTCACTTAGTGAACTGGAAGCTATCAAGGAGAACAAGTGCTCTGTTGTTAGCCCAGTGCGGATCGAAGGCCAGCCCAGTCAGTTAGAAGGGCCAGTAACTGTAGTTGGGGATGCTGGAGAAGATGCTCGTGTTCCGGATGAAGACCATGCCTATGCCCTGCCCACAGCGCCAAAGACAGGTGTGACCACTACCCCACTGCTCTTGCCTAAACTCAGGGACAAGGGTAGCCTGAGGAGTCCTACTAATATTCCCAGCGCTGGGGACATGGAGCCAGCTTTAAAGAGGCGATGCCTACGAATCCGAGATCAGAATAAGTAG
- the LOC101172043 gene encoding sine oculis-binding protein homolog isoform X1: protein MPEMEKGRPPENKRSRKPAHPVKREINQEMKTFAESTMNELLGWYGYDKVDLRESEANEIRNYRERRQHVSVLKENSLPKPKILDSKMSHSVLAMKSGERESSSVPLSSPSSSSTSSSLTPKEHKSAPVIVPLIKPSAVEDVQNVQIVCVWCQKEGVKRYSLCMGSELKSFCSEKCFAACRRAYFKRNKARDEDLHSDRSPQHTHPEDSPRLVLKINSSVRSVSPVPQVCDWCKHVRHTKEYLDFGSGEERLQFCSTKCLNQYKMDVFYREARAALNSTSSSPSRPSQGRRVDSSVAGQKLLTPESWNSNNIAGEIRNMSLSPKGPAPMHGSVESTRNPHSEESSFSSKVPVSGLRTLERSIQPPPPLPAVEVSHPHPLPPPRPLLDQKPVPQIPIPFIRPPLHAQGLKSPLANHPRHPAPPSSPIHRPPHSPHMQPPSSASINPPGLMPPFPGAYFPGLHSPPMNMMPRGPVPIPPMMNFGFPTFSPLLPQPTVLVPYPIIVPLPVPIPIPIPIPVPAKAAVEIPCHSGVIQPVPEGVDRSRSRTTRVSSPGVSERDCRLIIEKMDGAFSQGVTSPNESNLRDRDWVKSERPFLSPASTPQSGASSPRTQYNESPCHAAGSDGLPDPKQHQTVRQVIQRVLQHTKPEPNVNGMMDLSGSDNSAVGQAKRTDLQDIIRATHPLQVSPLQDAVCQEHDSHSPPSQGPPSPTGTSNSYDANFSALTSQDHGKNGVSSSSMPPSMDSSLPQRLPASPQDPSLSELEAIKENKCSVVSPVRIEGQPSQLEGPVTVVGDAGEDARVPDEDHAYALPTAPKTGVTTTPLLLPKLRDKGSLRSPTNIPSAGDMEPALKRRCLRIRDQNK, encoded by the exons ACGTTTGCAGAAAGCACCATGAACGAGCTCCTGGGATGGTACGGATATGACAAGGTAGACCTGAGGGAATCCGAGGCCAATGAGATAAGAAACTACAGAGAGAGGCGACAGCATGTGTCTGTGCTAAAAG AAAACTCGTTGCCAAAACCCAAAATACTGGACTCCAAAATGAGTCACTCAGTCCTTGCCATGAAGAGCGGAGAGAGGGAATCTTCCAGTGTGCCTTTATCCTCACCCTCCTCATCTTCAACAAGCTCATCCCTGACCCCTAAAGAGCACAAGAGTGCCCCTGTTATTGTTCCCCTCATAAAGCCATCAGCAG TGGAAGATGTACAGAATGTGCAGATAGTGTGTGTTTGGTGCCAGAAAGAAGGTGTGAAACGCTACTCGCTGTGTATGGGTTCAGAGCTGAAGAGCTTTTGCAGCGAGAAGTGTTTTGCCGCCTGCAGACGGGCCTACTTCAAGCGAAACAAG GCCAGAGATGAAGACCTCCACAGTGACAGATCACCTCAGCATACTCATCCAGAAGACTCACCGAGACTCGTTCTCAAGATAAACAGCAGTGTCAGA TCTGTCTCTCCTGTACCACAGGTATGTGATTGGTGCAAACATGTTCGTCACACTAAGGAATACCTGGACTTTGGATCTGGAGAAGAACGACTTCAGTTCTGCAGCACCAAGTGCTTGAACCAATACAAGATGGATGTTTTCTACAGAGAAGCTCGTGCAGCTCTCAACAGCACCAGTTCAAGTCCAAGCCGACCCAGTCAGGGCAGAAGGGTGGACAGCAGTGTAGCTGGGCAAAAGCTGCTCACTCCTGAGTCTTGGAACAGCAACAACATCGCAGGAGAAATACGCAACATGAGTCTGTCACCTAAAGGACCCGCTCCAATGCACGGATCTGTAGAATCCACCAGAAACCCCCACTCAGaagaatcttctttctcttccaAAGTTCCAGTCTCAGGGCTGAGGACCTTAGAGAGATCCATCCAGCCACCTCCACCTCTTCCCGCTGTGGAGGTGTCCCACCCTCACCCACTACCTCCACCTCGCCCCCTTCTGGATCAAAAACCAGTACCTCAAATCCCCATACCCTTCATCAGACCTCCTCTTCATGCTCAGGGCCTGAAAAGCCCTCTTGCCAATCATCCTAGACATCCAGCTCCCCCATCAAGCCCTATTCATAGACCTCCACATTCGCCACACATGCAGCCACCCTCTTCTGCTTCCATTAATCCACCTGGGCTGATGCCTCCTTTCCCAGGAGCCTACTTCCCCGGATTGCATTCCCCTCCTATGAACATGATGCCAAGAGGTCCTGTTCCAATTCCCCCAATGATGAACTTTGGTTTTCCTACTTTTAGTCCTCTTTTGCCTCAACCGACTGTCTTGGTGCCTTATCCCATCATTGTTCCCCTGCCTGTTCCCATCCCAATTCCTATCCCCATTCCAGTCCCTGCTAAAGCAGCTGTAGAAATTCCATGTCACAGTGGAGTCATACAACCCGTGCCAGAGGGGGTGGATAGGAGCAGATCCAGGACTACCAGAGTGTCATCTCCAGGGGTTTCTGAAAGAGACTGCAGATTGATAATTGAAAAAATGGACGGAGCCTTTTCACAAGGTGTCACCTCACCAAATGAGTCCAACTTAAGGGACAGAGACTGGGTTAAATCTGAGAGGCCATTTTTGTCCCCAGCATCTACACCACAAAGTGGAGCATCCTCCCCCAGAACACAGTACAATGAATCACCCTGCCATGCAGCTGGTTCAGATGGACTGCCAGACCCTAAGCAGCATCAGACAGTGCGACAGGTCATTCAGAGGGTTCTCCAACACACAAAGCCAGAGCCTAATGTGAATGGAATGATGGACTTGTCTGGTTCAGACAACTCAGCAGTGGGGCAGGCTAAAAGAACAGATCTCCAGGATATTATCAGAGCCACCCACCCTCTACAGGTATCACCTTTACAGGATGCAGTCTGCCAGGAGCACGACTCCCACAGTCCACCTTCTCAAGGTCCACCCAGCCCAACAGGAACCAGCAATTCATATGATGCCAACTTTTCTGCTCTGACGTCTCAGGACCATGGTAAGAACGGGGTGTCGTCCTCATCCATGCCTCCCAGTATGGATTCTTCCCTGCCCCAGAGATTACCAGCATCACCCCAGGACCCTTCACTTAGTGAACTGGAAGCTATCAAGGAGAACAAGTGCTCTGTTGTTAGCCCAGTGCGGATCGAAGGCCAGCCCAGTCAGTTAGAAGGGCCAGTAACTGTAGTTGGGGATGCTGGAGAAGATGCTCGTGTTCCGGATGAAGACCATGCCTATGCCCTGCCCACAGCGCCAAAGACAGGTGTGACCACTACCCCACTGCTCTTGCCTAAACTCAGGGACAAGGGTAGCCTGAGGAGTCCTACTAATATTCCCAGCGCTGGGGACATGGAGCCAGCTTTAAAGAGGCGATGCCTACGAATCCGAGATCAGAATAAGTAG